A window of Equus caballus isolate H_3958 breed thoroughbred chromosome 10, TB-T2T, whole genome shotgun sequence contains these coding sequences:
- the PNMA8A gene encoding paraneoplastic antigen-like protein 8A: MAMNLLEDWCRGMEVDIHRSLLVTGIPEDCGQAEIEETLNGVLSPLGQYLVLNKIFLREENAKAVLIEVSEGVNLRAIPREFPGRGGVWRVVCRDPTQDAEFLKNLNEFLDTEGRTWEDVVHLLQLNHPPAPQNRDQPPESWAEALGVLLGATVQVVFYMDAEMRRREEARAQEAAEAGVVAVLASAAGRKIKKEPGQAAEVSSALKMENPDSWHDMGDEGDPPKPFFHKAGAKTGSRRKKQKNHPQQEPGPWKKAKGNCSNSSASLEGPEAGDAENMEISEYIRSKKKPCVKQEESAWKKPVGKCVWKAPSNPPPGARSAAASPGVASESEQAGGREGPPKKKAVGWASAKRPAPTKKNKKVSLGHVSYVLVDSEDAKKKPVMPRRGPGLRRDAAAQKAPRGPQPDESPASTSQGPEAKPEGPPHTSNGKNDKGSHLGCVNEWLRGEGSQGVEGPVVHEEGPSAVEEAGDTPVEVLEGESPDLSPGSP; encoded by the coding sequence ATGGCCATGAATCTTCTGGAGGACTGGTGCCGGGGGATGGAGGTGGACATCCACAGGTCCCTGTTGGTCACGGGCATCCCGGAGGACTGTGGGCAAGCGGAGATCGAGGAGACGTTGAATGGGGTCCTCTCCCCGCTGGGCCAGTACCTCGTGCTCAACAAGATTTTTCTGAGGGAAGAGAATGCCAAAGCTGTCCTCATTGAGGTCAGCGAGGGTGTGAATCTGAGGGCCATCCCCCGGGAATTTCCAGGAAGGGGGGGCGTCTGGAGGGTGGTCTGTAGAGATCCCACCCAGGatgctgagtttttaaaaaatctcaatgaATTCCTGGATACCGAGGGGCGCACGTGGGAGGATGTGGTCCACCTGCTCCAACTCAACCACCCCCCAGCGCCCCAGAATCGGGATCAGCCCCCAGAGAGCTGGGCGGAAGCTTTGGGGGTGCTCCTGGGGGCCACGGTGCAAGTGGTCTTCTACATGGATGCTGAGATGCGCCGCCGCGAGGAAGCTAGGGCCCAGGAGGCGGCTGAGGCCGGGGTGGTAGCCGTCTTGGCTTCAGCAGCAGGGAGGAAGATCAAGAAGGAGCCGGGGCAGGCTGCCGAGGTGAGCTCTGCCTTGAAGATGGAGAACCCGGACAGCTGGCATGACATGGGAGACGAAGGCGACCCTCCCAAACCTTTCTTTCACAAGGCTGGTGCTAAGACTGGCtccaggagaaagaagcagaaaaaccaCCCCCAGCAGGAACCAGGGCCCTGGAAGAAAGCCAAAGGCAATTGTTCCAACAGCTCAGCCTCCTTGGAGGGTCCTGAGGCTGGTGATGCTGAGAATATGGAGATCTCAGAATACATCAGGAGCAAGAAAAAGCCCTGTGTGAAGCAGGAGGAGTCAGCTTGGAAGAAGCCCGTGGGGAAATGTGTCTGGAAGGCTCCCAGCAACCCACCTCCCGGTGCACGGTCCGCAGCTGCGAGCCCTGGAGTTGCCTCCGAGTCAGAGCAAGCTGGTGGTCGGGAGGGCCCCCCAAAGAAGAAGGCGGTGGGCTGGGCCTCGGCAaagcgccctgcccccacgaagAAGAACAAAAAGGTGAGCTTGGGCCATGTCTCTTATGTCCTTGTTGATTCGGAAGATGCCAAGAAGAAGCCGGTGATGCCAAGGAGAGGACCAGGCCTGAGACGGGATGCAGCAGCTCAGAAGGCCCCACGAGGCCCACAGCCCGATGAGTCACCAGCCTCGACGTCACAGGGTCCAGAGGCCAAGCCAGAAGGCCCTCCTCACACCTCCAATGGCAAGAATGACAAGGGAAGTCATTTGGGTTGTGTCAACGAGTGGTTGAGGGGGGAGGGATCCCAGGGGGTGGAGGGGCCAGTGGTCCATGAGGAGGGCCCCAGTGCAGTGGAGGAAGCAGGTGACACACCAGTTGAGGTTTTAGAGGGCGAGAGCCCTGACCTCTCTCCTGGGAGTCCCTGA